The sequence agcttcctcagctaaaattcttgctctggtagtctgacttctgtcttgattcttgtagagaagaataaacagaagccgacaaaagctggagttttttaaacctaaccagacccctcctaccgagaggctgactgctataggctagtgactaaacaatagctctaattagcacctattgtgctctagttagcaccctcctaatgacagggcagctgtccctcctaatgatgggacagaagcctctcctgatggctcccttgacgactctcctgatgatgtgaatgactcatcaccatgaacaaaagactgaaactgctttgacctgagtaccccattgtaaacaggggaaaagcatgtctcagagcccctccccggttaaggctgggtttcaactgtttcacatagaatgcttccttgatacctctctcaaaccatttcttctctctggctaagattttaacttccttgtcctcaaacgtgtggttagtgtctttcaggtggagatgaactgcagactgaggtccatttgtgccctctctgcggtgctggtatagccttttgtgtaaaggttgcttagtctcacctatgtagtgttcattacagttttcctgacatctgatagaatacactacattgctctgtttgtaactagggatcctgtccttaggatgaactaatttctgtctcaaggtgttaaccagtttaaagtaaactgggattttgtgttgtctgaagatcctctgttccctactcctgctaaataagggagagacactcctcttcttcttgtctccgtctcctgcatCCTGACCGCATCGGGTGAATTTATTTATAACGGGCAGGCAGTTAAGGGTTCGCATGCAATCGATCTCATGAAATATCTCAGCTCTTCCTTCAAAAAATCCAACCCTCCAACAGGTTTTCTTACTGttttgaatgaatataatattccTGTGACCTGCATTTCAAACCCTGTAGCCCATGAAGAActgcagaaagtaaaaaaaaaaaaagccaaagtatATCGCCAGATGAGTCACCACTTGCAACCAAATCCCCCAGCAAGAAGAAAAGAAAGGTGAAGCCGATCATTTGGGAAGAATTTCCAGCATAAACACTGCTTTCTGAGGCCAACCGGATCAGCAACATGGTCAGAGATACCCAGGCATCAGAGCCAGTGACACTTCCAGTATGAAAGAAGATCACAGAGTTTTCAAATAAAAGAAGCAGACCTTGTTATTGTACTAatcatttatttaatatataattTGTTGTTATAAAGCATGTTTATCACCACAATAAAAATCTTTACAAAAGTAACAGTCTACAACCTGGatcctgcctctactggtggttggctctaactgcagtattgtatcacttcctgttccggagcacagcggtgttttgctgtatctgttagctgtttaatctgcgcagttggaTTGATCTGTTTCACagtataatcttcacgtgccttaactaaagcactccctctgctgaatcacctctaaattatttacacattattcactttgcgtgtttttaggaatctgctagcttagcgcagctactagctcttagccggtttagcatggcggcttctcctgtctctcccgcacttttctgctctgggtgtgaaatgtttagttattcctcggcctcctttagcagtaatggtacttgtaataagtgtagcttattcgtagctttgggggccaggctgggcgaattggagacttggctccgcaccttggaaaatcctacagctagccaggaccctgtagtcggtgcagaccaaggtagcttagccgccgttagttcccccccggcagatcctgagcagccgggaaagcaggccgactgggtgactgtgaggaggaagcgtagtcctaaacagaagccctgtgtacaccgccaacccgttcacatctctaaccgtttttccccactctgcgacacacccgccgaggatcaaactctggttattggtgactttgttttgagaaatgtgaagttagcgacaccagcaaccatagtcaaatgtcttccggcggccagagcaggcgacatcgaaggaaatttgaaactgctggctaaggctaagcgtaaatttggtaagattgtaattcacgtcggcagtaatgacacccggttatgccaatcggaggtcactaaaattaatgttgaatcggtgtgtaactttgcaaaaacaatgtcggactctgtagttttctctgggcccctccccaatcggaccgggagtgacatgtttagccgcatgttctccttgaattgctggctgtctgactggtgtccaaaaaatgaggtgggcgtcatagataattggcaaagcttctggggaaaacctggtcttgttaggagagatggcatccatcccactttggatggagcagctctcatttctagaaatctggccaatgttcttaaatcctccaaaccgtgactatccagggttgggaccaggaagcagagttgtagtcttacacacctgtctgcagcttctctccccctgccatcccctcattaccccatccccgtagagacggtgcctgctcccagaccaccaataaccagcaaaaatctatttaagcataaaaattcaaaaagaataaataatatagcaccttcaactgcaccacagactaaaacagttaaatgtgctctattaaacattagatctctctcttctaagtccctgttagtaattgatataataattgatcaacatattgatttattctgccttacagaaacctggttacagcaggatgaatatgttagtttaaatgagtcaacacccccgagtcacactaactgccagaacgctcgtagcacgggccgaggcggaggattagcagcaatcttccactccagcttattaattaatcaaaaacccagacagagctttaattcatttgaaagcttgtctcttagtcttgtccatccaaattggaagtcccaaaaaccagttttatttgttgttatctatcgtccacctggtcgttactctgagtttctctgtgaattttcagaccttttgtctgacttagtgcttagctcagataagataattatagtgggcgattttaacatccacacagatgctgagaatgacagcctcaacactgcatttaatctattgttagactcgattggctttgctcaaaatgtaaatgagtccacccaccactttaatcataccttagatcttgttgtgacttgtggtatggaaattgaagacttaacagtattccctgaaaacccccttctgtctgatcatttcttaataacatttacatttactctgatggactacccagcagtggggaataagtttcattacagtagaagtctttcagaaagcgctgtaactaggtttaaggatatgattccttctttatgttctccaatgccatataccaacacagggcagagtagctaaataactctgtgagtgagatagattatctcgtcaatagttttatatcctcattgaggacaactttggatgctgtagctcctctgaaaaagagagccttaaatcagaagtgcctgactccgtggtataactcacagcttaaagcagataacccgtaagttggagaggaaatggcgtctcactaatttagaagatcttcacttagcctggaaaaagagtttgttgctctataaaaagcctaaccctaacccttcttttcagcactgtagccgggctgacaaagagtcagagctctattgagccgagtattcctttaactttaactagtaatgacttcatgactttctttgctaataaaattttaactattagagaaaaaattactcataaccatcccaaagacatatcgttctctttggctgctttcagtgatgccggtatttggttagactctttctccccgattgttctgtctgagttattttcattagttacttcctccaaaccatcaacatgtctattaaaccccattcctaccaggctgctcaagaaagccctaccattaattaatgcttcaatcttaaatatgatcaatctgtctttattagttggctatgtaccacaggcttttaaggtggcagtaattaaaccattacttaaaaagccatcacttgacccagctatcttagctaattataggccaatctccaaccttccttttctctcaaaaattcttgaaagggtagttgtaaaacagctaactgatcatctgcagaggaatggtctatttgaagagtttcagtcagggtttagaattcatcatagtacagaaacagcattagtgaaggttacaaatgatcttcttatggcctcagacagtggactcatctgtgtgcttgttctgttagatgtcagtgctgcttttgatactgttgaccataaaattttattacagagactagagcatgccataggtattaaaggcactgtgctgtggtggtttgaatcatatttatctaatagattacaatttgttcatgtaaatggggaatcttcttcacagactaaggttaattatggagttccacaaggttctgtgctaggaccaattttattcactttatacatgcttcccttaggcagtattattagaaagcattgcttaaattttcattgttacacagatgatactcagctttatctatccatgaagccagaggacacactcctgcttttaaactcagataaaactgaagttattgtacttggccccacaaatcttagaaacatggtgtctaaccagatccttactctggatggtattaccctgacctctactaatactgtgagaaattttggagtcatttttgatcaggatatgtcattcaatgcgcatattaaacaaatatgtaggactgcttttttgcatttgcgcaatatctctaaaattaggaaggtcttgtctcggagtgatgctgaaacactaattcatgcatttatttcctctaggctggactattgtaattcattattatcaggttgtcctaaaagttccctgaaaagccttcagttaattcaaaatgctgcagctagagtactgacagggactagaaggagagagcatatctcacccatattggcctctcttcattggcttcctgttaattctagaatagaatttaggttttgaataatcaggtcccatcttatcttagggacctcatagtaccatatcaccccaatagagcgcttcgctctcagattgcaggcttacttgtagttcctagggtttgtaaaagtagaatgggaggcagagccttcaggctcctctcctctggaaccagctcccaattcagatcagggagacagacaccctctctacttttaagattaggcttaaaactttcctttttgctaaagcttatagttagggctggatcaggtgaccctgaaccatcccttagttatgctgctatagacttaaactgctggggggttcccatgatgcactgagtgtttctttctctttttgctctgtatgcaccactctgcatttaatcattagtgattgatctctgctcccctccacagcatgtctttttcctggttctctccctcagccccaaccagtcccagcagaagactgcccctccctgagcctggttcagctggaggtttcttcctgttaaaaaggagtttttccttcccactgtcgccaagtgcttgctcacagggggtcgttttgacagttggggtttttccgtaattattgtatggctttgccttacaatatgaagcgccttggggcaactgtttgttgtgatttggcgctatataaattaaattgatttgatatgatttgaTACAGCGATTTAATTCAGTGTAAATTGTAACAGGTTTTAAACGCATGAAAACAACATGAACACGGGTTACACAAGCTCTTACAGCCTGTTCTGGTACATTGCTGATATTCCTTCACAAATTCAAAAACCATATCGTTGTTCTTAACAGTGTTGCGGGTGTATAAAGACATCTTTGTAGGACAGCCCGCAGGCTCTTTTAGATAAATAAAAGACACAGTGTTGCCTGCACACATCTGACATTTCATGTTGTAGCTGTCTATTATGATAGAAAATCTTTGTAATCCCACGCTGATTTTCCAAATACTGTAGGATACCTTTGGGGTACAGGTTGAAGTCCGGGCTAAATCCAAAGGAATCAAAAAACGTAGCTCCACCATCTTTTTCAACAGAGATCACCAGCCAGTGTTCACACGGTAAATGTCTCGAGTGGGTATTTACTATGAAAAAAGCAGGCGGTTTCGCTTTGATGCGATCCAATTCATCACAGGCCCACACTCCTCCGAAAATGtttcctgctaaacgcctcatcacggCCTCCAACTCGAGGGTGTTCATGATTCAGTAAAAATCGACCAACACTTGCCGTTTGGAGTTAATTTCCAGAATGGAGTCGTAGCACGCATAGACCACTAGCGTTATTGTATGCGGGGTCGCCACTCTGGAATGCATTTCCAGCCTTAGACTTCCAGTAGAAACCGATGACAGTGCCCCGTATCCTCCTCCGGACTCAGGTTAAAGGCATACAAGGCGTATCCCAGCGGGAAATCGTCACGAGTTATACAGAAAGGAAGATCCTTCAAATATCTCCCTGTGGCTGTGTTCAAATTATAAAACTCTCTGACGGAGATCCTGTTGTTAAATTGCAGTTGGAAGGGTTTAGAAGGCACCTGTCTCCCATTTTGGCTTAGAGCCAGGTATTCCACATCGTAGTTTCGGAAGTTAAACGGGGATGAATCCCTTTTTCCCCTGAAAACATTGTGGTTCACCATACCCAGGACGACGTATTTCGGCATGATCCCAAGAAACAGATTTTCCTGATTGCAAATTCTGGAATTGTGAGGGATAACATAGGTTTTCACATTAATCCGTGATAATGGATACAGGGCGTTCCCTTTCAATAACGCCACATTGTGGCCGAGAAGAACTGCTGGGGAGACTGAGACTTTTTTAACAAAAAGAGACGCTCCCAGGATGTTTAACTTAAAAGTGCTGTTATCAGCACACATCAGGCTGAAAGTGTCACCTGCGTGAATCAGCTTAACTCTaaggtcaacattatttaacaacgaCCTCTCGCAGAAAAAGATGTCTGCGTGTAACGGACAAAGCAGGTGGATTTCTCTTGACCGAGTGGTGAGGTGCGCTCTGCTCACCAGACCTGCGTTGGGCCCATCATCAGCCGTCACGGTTGAATCCAGCTCGCCTGCCGTGTCTTTGATGAAAAGGCCTGCTGTGAACTGAGATTTGAGTGATTCAGCTGAGAAGTTCAGTAATGTTTCAATCATAGCTCTGTAAGGATGTGTGGCGCTGGACTGCAAAATTAACCTGTCACCCAGAGTGACATCGACCTGTGAAAAAATTGTGTTCAGGGGGTAATTTATTAGCCCCACGCTGGCGTCAGCAGCCAGATTACTCCCGTCAGCATTTGTAATTTTCACCCGGAGATGAATCAGCGTGTTATTTAAATCTAGGTATCTTtctccgtctccggggataaaaaactggATCGGTCCGGTGTAAGTCAGCGCTGATATTGGAGTTATTTCCACATATTGACTGTCCTCTATCAAGAGTTGTGTCGCTGGGACGGTAAACAGGTCTAGCTCGCTCATGGCGCACTCAGGTGAATTATATCGTAACAGGCTCATCCTTAAGAAAAAATATCATGAGACGGTCTTCTCTTCTTGGTGTTCCGTTGAATTGTCTTACGTTTGTGCGAGACTCTTCGTTTTTTACCCCTGCCTATGCGTTTCCTGGGAGGGCATTTCCTGGGGCGTCGTGAGAGTACCATGATCTCGGATCCTTCCTGCATGCCGGCTTCCCGAGGACGGGACACCCTTTCAACCACACGGCTCACCACATCGGAAGCGATATTTTTGGTAGCGTTTTTTAGGTGAGGTTTGGTAAGTGCGTATCCTTGTTTAAATAAAGGCGTGACGAACTTGaataattttgaaaatatgttACCCAAACCTTTCCTGTACACAACAGGGGCGCCGGAAAAACAGTGACCGACCTGATTTTCATAATAAGTAATGAATCTATAAAGATcaggttgcatttttttttaacccgtTGGTTTAAAGTGTAACGTGACAATCACTTTCCCGTATGTGAATTTAACTGGCTCGTCTTGATCTGTATGAATCTCAACGCGTATCTTTTCAATATGTCCTTTAGAAACTGGAATATAATAAGCAGGGTTGAATCTTTGTGTGATAATTTCTCCAAACTTCCCTTGGATCTTGAAACAGCAGAGCAGAGGAGCAAAACTGTCACCCACCATCTGAGCCTGAACTACGTCTGTGTAACAGAAAAAATGATATAACCCGCCTTTTATATCAGGGAAATGCGGGGAGGTCACGGCCCCAGGCCCGCATCTCAACCATTTATCAGGCTGTAACCCCAGCATGTATGCCGTTGGGGTTTCAAAATGTACGTGGCAGgtgccgtctccttcccacacaaaatgtttttgaatattgtcatattttaaagagATCTTTGGATCTATATTCTTCAAACGAGAGTTTATCTGCGTTGCAATAAGGTCAAAGTTGTCATAATATCCTGCCTCAAAAGATGTCGAGTGAACGGAGATTTTGTTCTTGGACGGAGGACCTGTAAATTTTCACCTGAAACGTAGAGCAATGCTTTTCTGGAATATTTAACCAAGTGTGAGGATAAGAAAtctacaaatacaaaaaaaatacagaaaaatacaaatttcttctccttggtaaaacgttcatgaataatttcttgaacctgatacggtttgtcttttgatattttaaccttctgcaattctggttcataaaatgaaccttcaatgatctcgccgtcatagtccgttaatttatacacaggtgggaaatgtggaatacattctgacactgtgcacatttcatctgtaaaccttttttttaatcaaaaactcccctgagcttggagaccctgactatatcaccaaccttatatttaaacttcataggcCTTGTGCATAGGGGAAAagtcccatacaaattttgaaacacttgatcgacattttgagcattaacctcattcggactcatcttaatgcttttatgataagacacattatataggctttaagCAGATCCTGCAGCACATCAATGTAACGATGTGTATTGTTTGCAGTGAAAAACCTCCATCTTGGTTTTTAGTGTCCGATTGAAGTGTTCAACGACTGAGGCCTTCAGATCTCTGGCAGTTGAAAAatgttttatgctgttttttttacGAGGCTGAAAAAACCTTGTTGAAAAATTCTTTCCCAGGATCAGTCTGATAAAATTCATCCTTGTGGGTTTTGCAAAGTGTAAGCATCTTCCCCGGACAAGAAATACTCCACATCTTTCCTGGAGGGTTTAACCCTGGATTCAGCTTTGATAGCCTTCTGTAAGCGTTCCACACCGCCGAAGCTTCCAGGATTTGAAGGGTCATAATACACATTTCTCATCAATCTTTCTTCAGCCATCATGTAAGGGATCAAGTACGTGAATGACGAAAAAACAGGCAAtcctggtttatatatatatatatatatatatatatatatatatataaaaatataaattcattttattacaaacagaCGCAATtcaaaaaacagagaaattattGTTTTACACAGGCAACTTAAAAACAGAgaaatgattgttttacacattttttatcattcatttaaaaaaaaaaacaaaaaaagaagttaCTATTTAATCATCTGCAGGGTTCGGTATAAAACATCCCTGCCATTATTCAGACAAATCGCTGTATTAAGTTTCTGTAAGACGGTCAGgacttcagatctctccaggagtTGTTGTCTTACACTGTGACAAAGGACGTCCACGATAAATGCGTACAGTGTAAAGAGGTGGTAGGGATTAAATCGAGGAAAATTGTCAGTAACCATAACGGAAATCCTGAGTAAGACGATGTAGGCAGAGTTATCCGCTATTTGCGAAACAGTTCTTAGCACGTTTTCCTCCCAAAACTCTGGAGCGGCCTGATTTTTAACAGAGtgttatggtctggacgcaggttgaggagcggtccagcgtctgactgaacccagcgctaaataaccagaagcagttccaaaagaaacaaatttatttttcttcccactgtgctatacacaaatacaaaataaatgagtctggtggggtgaagaggcggcgcgctctccccgcgcctcaacggatcggagcccgaacgttctggactcaggagttccgccgacaccccccaggtggcttttcccaagactgtactctgtgaaggaggaacagaggtaaggTTAATCAGTAC comes from Thalassophryne amazonica chromosome 2, fThaAma1.1, whole genome shotgun sequence and encodes:
- the LOC117504230 gene encoding uncharacterized protein F54H12.2-like, with the protein product MSELDLFTVPATQLLIEDSQYVEITPISALTYTGPIQFFIPGDGERYLDLNNTLIHLRVKITNADGSNLAADASVGLINYPLNTIFSQVDVTLGDRLILQSSATHPYRAMIETLLNFSAESLKSQFTAGLFIKDTAGELDSTVTADDGPNAGLVSRAHLTTRSREIHLLCPLHADIFFCERSLLNNVDLRVKLIHAGDTFSLMCADNSTFKLNILGASLFVKKVSVSPAVLLGHNVALLKGNALYPLSRINVKTYVIPHNSRICNQENLFLGIMPKYVVLGMVNHNVFRGKRDSSPFNFRNYDVEYLALSQNGRQVPSKPFQLQFNNRISVREFYNLNTATGRYLKDLPFCITRDDFPLGYALYAFNLSPEEDTGHCHRFLLEV